ATCGGGATACGCGTTGTCGCGCAGATGATGCAGTAATTGGATGGTTTTCAACCCGTCAAACCAGACATGAAATTGCTTGTGCAGCCGCTGTAAATCCGGTTGTTGCCCTCGGATCTTGTCCCATGTTGCTTTAAAGCCGTGAAGGTTCATAAATGCGGCAAGCTGCGGATGAATCGTCTGCGCCGCGGCGATGACCGCTGTCCCCGAAAGCCGGGTCTCATGGGAAAGGAGTTGCAACAAGGCTTTTAACACCACAAAACTTTGTGGATGCGGAAGGGGCAGCTCCAAGGCGGTGCTTTCTTTATAGTCGTAAATACGCTGTCCGGTGCCGAAGGGGGTTCGCCGGGACAGTCGCCCTGAGGGGAAGACCAAGGCACAGGCTATAGGCTCCATCTTGCCGGTCTTTCTTAATTGCTGCATGAAATAAAAGTCTTCGCCGGCAAGGCGTCGGTTCATCCCGCCCATAGCGGCATAGGCGTGCGCCGTACACGAGATAATCGACCCTAGTGCGGGATAGGCATAGGGCGAGGCACAATGCTGCAAGGCGAGTTCATGATAACGCATATAGAGTTCATGGGCAATGACCGCTTCTTTTTGGGTTTCATCGTCGGGAAAGCTGTGCAGGTACGCCGCATAGCCTGCCCATGCCCCTTCGGCTCTGTAATGGGCATCCATGGCTTCAAGGAAACCCGGTGCCGGCGGCGAATCGGCGTCAAGGCTGATCAGGGCTCCGTCCAGGTGGGCGGAACGGCTGAGCAGATGGAGCCCATGGTCGAGTCCGATTTTACGCGCCAGTCCCACCCCTTCCCCTTCGGGAAGTTCCCGTCCTTCTGTGCACGCATCCACCACAGCCAGGCGTAGGGGCGCGTAATGCTCCTCCCCTATGCGCTGCCTCAGCAAGCCTAAAGTCTTTTGGTTGTTTTCGAGGGTCGCCGCCGCGACGGTCGGGGCTGCCGAATTGTTGATCACGCAAATGACCAAGGTTTCCGCGCACAGGGCATCCTTGGACGCGCGCAACGCAGCCAAGGTATCAAAAAGATAGTCATATTCGCTTAGGACCGGGATGACCACGACCGAACGGATACCTTCTTCCCGTGCAAGGGTATCCATAGGCCAGCGCTCATGAACCGAGCGTCGCACCAAATATTTATTTACGGTAGCATTCATGCTTCACCCAAGAGGGGTACACGCCCTGCGTTTCGCCTCAAAAGCTGCTTTGTCCGATCGCCTGCAATGCGGCGTGCAGCGATGCTTCCGGGATCCAATGGACGGTAAAGCCGCGCCGTTCCATGCCTCTGAACCAGGTACGTTGCCGCTTCGCAAATTGAGCGATGGCACTATTTAACTTTTGGAACAAATCGTTTTTGTTTAGAATTTTTCCTTGCAAATACTGGGCGACAAAGCGATATTCCAATCCCAGTTGTTCAAGACGCTGCCAGTCAGCGCCGCCCTCATGGAGTGCCTCTACTTCTTCAATTAATCCTTCGTCCATACGCGCCCGCAGCCGCAGCGCAATGCGTGCACGCAATACATCGGGCGGATAGGCGACAACCAGAATAAAAGGGGCGGGATCCTTTTTCGCTGATTGCGGAATCGACGCGCTAAATTCGGCTATTTCTATGGCGCGGATAATCCGCTCGCGATTTTCCAAGTCAGTTTCATCATGCAGTGTCGGCTTGAGTTGGCGGAGCCGTTCTTCCAGTGCCTCCTCGTCCAGATCTTGCAATACTTCGCGCAGCTTGGGATTTTCAGGCACGGCAGGCAGGTGATAGTCCGACAGGACCGCCTCCAAATACATGCCCGTTCCGCCAACGATTACGGGCAACTTTTTCCGTTCGCACAGATCGTCGAAAGCCGCATAAAAGGCTTGTTGATAATGGAAAACGCTGAATTCCGTATCCAGATCCGCAATGTCGATGAGATGATAGGGCAAGGCCTTTCCATCATAGACATATTCGGATAAATCTTTGCCTGAGCCTATGTCCAGTCCGCGGTAGACCTGACGGGAATCGACGGATAGAATTTCGCCCTTCAACAGGCCTGCCAACTGTACGCCGAGGGCGGTCTTCCCGGAGGCGGTAGGTCCGGCAACAACAAGGGACTTATATTTTTCTGTAGTCATCACGATATCCCGGGATCAATGAGAGAAGCGGTCTTGCTATAGCCTTTTTTTTAGGGTTGATTACGCCTCATCCGCCAAATCATCATAGGCGTGTGCTTTTACATTCCATAAAGAAAGGAAAATACCGGCGCTCGCGATTGCCATGGCCACGACCAAAATATACACATAATTCCAGCCGTAATGCTGCGCGATGGCGCCCATGCCCACGCCCGAAACAAGGACGCTCGCATAACTGAAGAGGCTGGTGAATCCGATAGAAGTTCCCGCCAGTTTTTTGGTCGAGATATTCGCCGCTGTAATCCCCGTAAGCGCTTGGGGCCCGTAGATGAAAAAGCCTGCTGCCAACAAACTCGCTAAGAGCAGCCCCACCGGCGCTGTCGCAGGGAGTAACCAGAACAGGGTCACGGAGAGGGCGGCGCCGAACATGCAAATGGCACAGATGCGCGGCCCTCGTCCGCCCATGTAGCGATCGGTGATCCAGCCTGCCGCTAACATGCCGATAATGCCGGCGATTTCAAAGCCTGCCACCAACCAGCCCGCATGATCCAGGGTGAGCCCCTTCGATTCTTTGAGCAGCGTCGGCCCCCAATCCAATACAGAAAAGCGCACCAAATTCAGCGTGAAATTGGCGAGGCCGATCATCCAAATAACGGGGTTGAAGAAAACACGCTCATAGAGAAAGGCGCGGCTCACAGGCTGATCCTCTTCAATGCCTTTAATTTCAGTGCCGGCAAGCTCAGGCAATCCCACCGAGCGCGGGGTGTCGCGCAGTGCCAAAAGGAGCACCACAATTCCCAAGGCGGCGATCGCTGCCGGTACCCAGAAGCAATAGCGCCATGCGCCTTCCCCACCGTAGGTCATGATATCGCCGCAGACGATAACGATCAAGCCCGCGCCAACGGAGTGTGAGGTGTTCCACACCGACATTTTTGTGGCCAGCTCATTGGGCGGTATCCAGTGGGTGAGCAGCCGCGCACAAGGCGGGAAGCCGCTGCCCTGAAACAAGCCGTTGAGCACCCACAGCAAACCAAAGATAATGATCAGAGTATTCATAAAGCTTGCGCCGCCGTAGCCGCCCGTTAAATAGGCCGCTATGACGGGGCCAAAGCCAAAGAGGACGTTTACCAACACGCATAGTGCAAGTCCTATGGACATGAACAATCGGGAATTGATGCGGTCGCCCAGGTAGCCGTTGAGGAATTTCGATAATCCGTAGACCAGTCCGTGCAGGGTCAAAAAAAGGCCGAGATTGGTTTTGGTAATGCCCAATTCCGCTTCAATGCCGGGCATGGCGAGACTGAAGTTTTTGCGCAGAAAATAAAACAGCATATAGCCGAACATAGTCGCGATGATCGTGCGATACTGCCAGTAACGAAAACGAGAAGAATTTTGATCGGGTTGCGTTTCAGTTACAGTCATGAATAACCTTTCTTTCGTTTGGGGGTAGTAGGACAACATTTATCGTCAAGAGTATAACAATCACTTCGCCCATACCCAAATCCCCTTTTTTTTCTGAGTGTTGTATCCAAGATTTAAAAAAGGCGCCATGGGGCCGACTGTTCATTACCGCTGGTCCCCCCCGTCGCCGAAAGATTTTGTGAAAATGAATAGAGCGAAACATTATAATGTTTTCAGTGGAATCTTAATCATTCTCAACCGGAAAGGACCCTATTTCTGTGAAAAGACGCGGCTTTTTAAATTCTTGTACAGCGGCAGGCTTAGGCTTAAGCGCGGCTGTTACCCCTTCTTTTGCGGCAACCCCAGACAAAGGCAGCTGCCGCTATACCTTTTCGTTAACAGACAATCAGTCGAAGATTTATACAAGGGCGGCGGTGAAGCCCACTAAAATCATGCATATCACCGATACCCATCTGTCTTTGGATGATGAGCGCGGCGCGCCCTTCCGCGAATACAGCCAACGCATGGCGGGAGCCTACAAGAGCAATCGGCATTTTCGGACGGGCGAAAGCTTTTCTGCTGATGAGAATTTTCTGAAGACCCTAGAGATTGCCCAAAAAGATGGCGTCGATTTTATAGCCCTTACCGGCGACATTGTCAGTTTCCCCTCCCTTGCGGGCGTGGACTGGCTTTGCCAAAATCTTGCAGCGACAGGGATTCCTTACGCCTACGTCGCAGGCAATCATGATTGGCATTTTGAGGGCATGGAAGGGAGCGCGGAAGAGCTGCGCGGGATCTGGACCGCCAAACATTTGGCGCCCCTCTACCAAGGGAAGGACCCGCTGAGTGCCGCCTACACCGTCAATGGGATTACGCTCCTTTGCATCGATAATTCCACCAACGAAATTTTGCCCGAGCAGC
Above is a window of Candidatus Hydrogenedentota bacterium DNA encoding:
- the miaA gene encoding tRNA (adenosine(37)-N6)-dimethylallyltransferase MiaA; its protein translation is MTTEKYKSLVVAGPTASGKTALGVQLAGLLKGEILSVDSRQVYRGLDIGSGKDLSEYVYDGKALPYHLIDIADLDTEFSVFHYQQAFYAAFDDLCERKKLPVIVGGTGMYLEAVLSDYHLPAVPENPKLREVLQDLDEEALEERLRQLKPTLHDETDLENRERIIRAIEIAEFSASIPQSAKKDPAPFILVVAYPPDVLRARIALRLRARMDEGLIEEVEALHEGGADWQRLEQLGLEYRFVAQYLQGKILNKNDLFQKLNSAIAQFAKRQRTWFRGMERRGFTVHWIPEASLHAALQAIGQSSF
- a CDS encoding MFS transporter; its protein translation is MTVTETQPDQNSSRFRYWQYRTIIATMFGYMLFYFLRKNFSLAMPGIEAELGITKTNLGLFLTLHGLVYGLSKFLNGYLGDRINSRLFMSIGLALCVLVNVLFGFGPVIAAYLTGGYGGASFMNTLIIIFGLLWVLNGLFQGSGFPPCARLLTHWIPPNELATKMSVWNTSHSVGAGLIVIVCGDIMTYGGEGAWRYCFWVPAAIAALGIVVLLLALRDTPRSVGLPELAGTEIKGIEEDQPVSRAFLYERVFFNPVIWMIGLANFTLNLVRFSVLDWGPTLLKESKGLTLDHAGWLVAGFEIAGIIGMLAAGWITDRYMGGRGPRICAICMFGAALSVTLFWLLPATAPVGLLLASLLAAGFFIYGPQALTGITAANISTKKLAGTSIGFTSLFSYASVLVSGVGMGAIAQHYGWNYVYILVVAMAIASAGIFLSLWNVKAHAYDDLADEA
- a CDS encoding metallophosphoesterase produces the protein MKRRGFLNSCTAAGLGLSAAVTPSFAATPDKGSCRYTFSLTDNQSKIYTRAAVKPTKIMHITDTHLSLDDERGAPFREYSQRMAGAYKSNRHFRTGESFSADENFLKTLEIAQKDGVDFIALTGDIVSFPSLAGVDWLCQNLAATGIPYAYVAGNHDWHFEGMEGSAEELRGIWTAKHLAPLYQGKDPLSAAYTVNGITLLCIDNSTNEILPEQLAFFNEQAASGNPMLLLMHIPLYVPGRSIGFGCGHPEWGEKTDRNFEIERRRKWRKDGHTQTTMDFCEAVFKAPNLLAILAGHIHENSLDIKNDIPQIVSRENASGYYKEFVIQTVGEG